TTATCGAGCGATCATATTCTATACATTGATTGAACCCTCGGCACCGGAACTTACTCGAAAACTATACCTAACCCATATCTATTACCCACTCCAAGGAAGGCTGGATTGTCTTTTTGTTGGAATTCTTTTTGCGTATATCTATAACCGATACCCGGAAAAGATTCAAGAATTCTTAAACGATTCGAGAAAAGTTCTCGTAGCGTCCGTCCTGGCTTGGTCCTCCTTACTTGTGTATTCTCTTTTCATATGCGAATTTGACAAACATCCGATTTCGATGGTTTTTCGGTTCACCGTAAATTCAACCGCTTGGGCCGTCATTGCATTGTTGTCCATGAGAACCGGCGCATGGAGTAATCGAATCTTCTCTTTAAGAATTTTTTCGCCCGTAGCAAAACTAACGTACTGCACGTATTTGATCCATTTTTTCTTTCAGGGAATTTTGTCCCCTGCCTTTATCAATCCCAAAGGAGCCAAATACAGCGACTTGCTGATCAACACGATTCCGATCGGAATTGTTCTTTTATTTCTCGGTTATATATTTCATCTCCTCACGGAAAGACCGTTCATGCTACTAAAGGAAAAGTTCTTTGGAAAAGTTGTGGAGAGGCAGGCAACGATCAAAACCAACTAAACGACTCTTTCAAACGGCTTCGTAAATTGAATTCTTAATTTCGAATGCCGTTCCGTCGGTCCCTTCAAATCGAGAAGTATATTAGAAGTACTTAAAGGCTTTGAGCAGAATGCTACGATCAAAGTCGTTTCTTTGGAAAGTAGTCTCCGGATGAGCCAAGGTTCCGTCCGGAACGTAACTTCGAGAAACGGTGATCGGAGCTGAAATCCCGAACGTCATCATTTCAAGATGGACTAAAAAGCCGGGAGCGACGATCGTCGAATATAGATTCTCCAATTGAGGA
This Leptospira stimsonii DNA region includes the following protein-coding sequences:
- a CDS encoding acyltransferase family protein, whose protein sequence is MLKILKHYFFGIFQSDPREISSLNGIRSLGFFLLIMGHLYIGYEMFIEDRNFLMKNLFYSSSQCMDIFFMLSGFLISGPLFREIEKKNTIQFKKFFVKRTLRIFPPYFAFLLFQTFIIAPLFIKIRPDYKDYIMDLQSKVIYDFLYISNYITGTMPHGWSLSLEEQFYLLFPVFLLLVFRKIAQKYRIYVLFSLILTPILYRAIIFYTLIEPSAPELTRKLYLTHIYYPLQGRLDCLFVGILFAYIYNRYPEKIQEFLNDSRKVLVASVLAWSSLLVYSLFICEFDKHPISMVFRFTVNSTAWAVIALLSMRTGAWSNRIFSLRIFSPVAKLTYCTYLIHFFFQGILSPAFINPKGAKYSDLLINTIPIGIVLLFLGYIFHLLTERPFMLLKEKFFGKVVERQATIKTN